aagaaGTCAAATTGTTCCTTTGTCTATACTCTTATGGCTATCACCAAAGAGCCACAAAATGTCATATATGACCTGCTCTGTTTAAGACATTGTATGTAGTATGCATCTTATAATTAATTCGTCGTCGCTTATATCTGACACTGCAAGTTAGTAGCAGCAATAGAAGAGCGAACTAATTTGTGGAACTTTGAGCATTATTAGCACTGGAATCCAAAAGTTTCTAAGTTTTTATTGCTACAAAACTCTAAATTACAGCTTTGATCATGTATGAACTTGTCTAACTAACGTAATTCTCATTTTGCGTGCAATCCCCAAAATCAGGTTCTCTACACAATTGGTGGACTAGAGAACCTTATTGCAGCAAGAAAGTACTATGCAGCAACCATAGACTTGACAGGTGGTAAAAGCACAAGAGCCCTTCTCGGAATATGCTTGGTAAGACCTTCTTTCTTCCTCATACCGGTTTAATCCGCTTCTGTTTGCAGTGACCTAATGACTGATACATCTTTCTGAAAACAGTGTGGATCAGCGATTGCACAGCTCTCAAAAGGCAGGAACAAAGAGGACAAGGACATGGCTGCACCAGAGCTTCAGTCTCTAGCTGCAACTGCATTGGAGAGAGAGTACAAGCAAAAAGCTCCGGCCAAGCTCAACCTCCTCTCTTCCGCCTTGAGAAGCTTGAAAATCTCTTAGTTCAAACCACAAGAgttgaaacaattttttggtattttggttttaaagctTGACAGACTTCTGTTCCTTTTTCGCTTATAAGTTTGATTCATATTCGCTCTCCGTTATACTGAATCACTGATAAGGTTTACTAATGAGTTTAATCAAATAgccaataataaaacaaaattcaatccGAACGAACGAGACAAGAACCAAACTTTGTCAAATTATTTTGtcttaaaatcaaattaataacttcagtacatattaaattattaatccaGTATACGCTTCTTCTCACAgagtattttttgttgttgtgtaacTTTTTCAAGGTTACGACTTACGAGTTACgaggagccaaaaaaaaagagaccgGATTGGGCCATTATATGTGAGGCTTAGCCCATTAATGGGTCAATAAAAGGCCCAAAACATATGAGTGTCAAACTCAAACCCTAGAAGATGACTTTAAATTGAAGAAGCGCCGTAGAGGcatttttaggttttgttatCTGTGTTTTTGATTCTTCTCAGTTCGTCGTCGAGACCTATCTTCCGCAGCCATGGCCGTCGGGTAATTCTTCCATTGAGATTATTCCTCGTTTCTACTATCTGATCTGTAAATCTCAGCACCACCTAACTGTGAGTGTTCCTGTATTTGCGTTTTAGGAAAAACAAGAGAATCTCCAAGGGTAGGAAGGGAGGAAAGAAGAAGCTGTAAGTACTCTAAACATCTTTATCTTAGTTTGTTCTTCTTTACAATGTGGACGTACTGATAAGGCTCTCTCGATGTTCAAGTATTTAGCTGTTGAATCTGTTtattgatggttgtgttttttttgtgtgtgaaaatGAATGATGCAGTGTTGATCCTTTCTCCAAGAAGGATTGGTATGATGTTAAGGCTCCTTCATTGTTCACCCATAGAAATGTTGGAAAGACACTTGTTTCCAGAACTCAGGGTACCAAAGTAATGTTTCTATCTCTCTTTGTTACAATCTCCTTTAAATGACTTGGCTGTTAAGACTCTCCTTAGAATCTGCTGAACTGATATGAATCACCTAGGGCAGTTCTGGTTGTTGTACCTGTGAGAGAGTTTAATGTTTTATTGTATGGTATTGTGCTGGCTTTTGAGACTGATGATCCTTGTATCTATCTAAACACTCCCAGATTGCCTCCGAAGGATTGAAGCACAGAGTTTTTGAGGTTTCCCTAGCTGATCTTCAAGGTGATGAAGACAATGCTTACAGGAAGATCCGTCTCAGAGCTGAAGATGTCCAAGGCAGGAACGTTTTGTGCCAGTTCTGGGTAAGGACAAACATTGTTTCTCAACGTTTGCTACTCTGGTTTCATTTCGTCTTATTTGATGGGATCTTGACAGTTTTCGCTGTTTCACCTGTAGGGCATGGACTTCACCACTGACAAACTTAGGTCATTGGTTAAAAAGTGGCAGACTTTGATTGAGGCTCATGTTGATGTTAAAACCACTGATGCCTACACTCTCAGGCTTTTCTGCATCGCCTTCACCAAGAGACGTGCTAACCAGGTCAAGAGGACTTGCTATGCTCAATCCAGCCAAATCCGTCAGGTATTTATCCAGCTATTATCTAAATCtgttgctctctctctctctctctttctctaacgTTTGCATGTTAAATGTTGTTAAGTCTCTTTGCTGAATCTTTGGTATTTTATTAATGTTGAGCTAAGATACTTCCTTTTATTGATGAGTCTTTGCCTTCTTCATTTTGATTTCCCCTCTTTAATGTTAATTCACCTGTCTTTTTGTGCATTCCTCAGATTCGCAGGAAGATGACTGAAATTATGGTTAAGGAAGCTTCCTCATGTGACCTCAAGGATCTTGTTGCTAAGTTCATTCCCGAAGCTATTGGCAGGGAGATTGAAAAGGCAACTCAGAGCATCTACCCTCTTCAGAACGTTTTCATCCGTAAAGTCAAGATCCTCAAGGCACCCAAATTCGACCTTGGCAAGCTCATGGATGTGAGTGAATATGAACTCTCTATTGTTATGATATAATTCATTTATCCAGGAttatatctgtatatatatatatatatataaattggatGCTTGTGTTTTATAGATTCACGGAGACTACACAGCAGAAGATGTTGGTGTTAAGGTAGATAGGCCTGCTGAAGAGGTTGTTGAGGAACCTACTGAAATCATCGGAGCTTAAGAATGGTTTTTGAGAATGTTAAAATTGAGagatctctttttctttaaaactttaGCTTTTTAATGCTTTGTTCACTCTTTTGTTTCCCAGTTTTTTTTGCTGTATTCATGACTTTTTTCAGTGTAAACTTGCGtgttttttgataatttattaaACACCCTTTTCTCAGAATTTGAATCCTTCGACGAAACAAAAGTTTCCATAATTTTACGATAAGTGTTTTATTTTCAAGTCTCCAGtgatatattgttttaataatacatttaaCACAGTTTCAACTTCCAACTTTCATACAAAAGGTATATTCTTCTATCTTAATCACTATTTTGTGGAGTTTTTGTTTGAGAGAATAAGAGAACAAAATAGGGACAGAGGAAGCAGACAACGCCATTACAAAACTTTCTTCAATGAAAGAAGAACAGAGCAGAACAGACACACGCACATTCACATCCTAAGCAAAAACCTtccatacatatattatatttatacatatatatatacctactATACCAAACTTGGAAAAAACATATGAAAgtgaaatcaaacaaaacccaCGACACAGCTTTCATACAGTGGTTTTGATTATTGACTCGTTGGCGACACTGAACAGGAGTCTCCTGGATCTTCACATGGTGTTTCTGAGAAGTCAGTCCCAAAGTTCAGAGAGTTTTCACAGTGATGCTAAAAGGAACGGAATGCTACAGAACTTGAGAGCAACACGCGATTCCTTCTCTCCCTCTTTGCGGTATCTTCGTTTTGGCTGAGAATGAGAACCCGGGACTGTTAATGTTTAGAGATCAGGTTACACTATCACCACGagattaaaatattgtaatgatACCTTGAAGCATCGCCATGATCATCATTATCTTTAGCTCCATCATTGATTGTAACCGCACCAGATTCTCCCGCACATTTCTCTGAGAATAATGTAAAcaatcttaaaatatatattatactagaaTGAAAGGGCAATAAATAATCGAAAGCGTACCATTTGTGTGACAAATATTATTCTTGCATCCCATGCATCTGCAGCTCGAGGAGCATCCAACACCCATCTTGATAAAGTCATCGTAACAGCCAAATGGTTCAGAAGAATAACATTATTCAAAATATAAGTGTGAACAACAAAGTTAGACAGAAACCAAAGTTACCGTAAAGCATTCACAATATCTCTTTAAGCAGCCTGATTTCCTGCAATTGCATCCTCTTGTATGTCTTGCTGAAGCAGGAGTCTTGCTGTTCTCGTCCTACaagatacaaatatacaatctcAGTACTATCTAGTTGCAGCCATACTTTGATAAGCAAATAAAGACAAGTCCGTAGAGTCTACGTTTCTCCTTTATTATGTAATTGAACTCATTGTTGATCTGATAATATGTCTTACACATAAATTTATAGCAGAATCAGAAGTCGAGACCACTTTTGGAGCAAAAGCTAATGGATTGCGAGCTTCAATCACTTCACGAGTGTTCATAACTAGGTCTTCGTGAATGGGCTTATTGAAACAATCTTGACATGAACAAGGTTCAACACAGTATAGACCAGCAGCAAAACAATCGCAATACCTGTACAGCAATATGAATATGTAGTTAACAATGAATTGGTATTTATGTTCTGCACAACCTGAGATTCAGTGTATTTAACAACTTAAGCTAGGTTTCAGAAAAGGCCCGAGGCTTTTTGGACAAGAAAAAGGTATGAACTATGGAAAAAGGGTTCTAGAACACAAAAGCTACCAATGCTGCAGTTTCAGCAAGACAGAACAACATCTGCAACAGACTTCATACATCATCTAATTCACTTAAAAATAGAATATGCAGTGAAAGCGTC
The Camelina sativa cultivar DH55 chromosome 15, Cs, whole genome shotgun sequence DNA segment above includes these coding regions:
- the LOC104744595 gene encoding 40S ribosomal protein S3a-1-like, translating into MAVGKNKRISKGRKGGKKKLVDPFSKKDWYDVKAPSLFTHRNVGKTLVSRTQGTKIASEGLKHRVFEVSLADLQGDEDNAYRKIRLRAEDVQGRNVLCQFWGMDFTTDKLRSLVKKWQTLIEAHVDVKTTDAYTLRLFCIAFTKRRANQVKRTCYAQSSQIRQIRRKMTEIMVKEASSCDLKDLVAKFIPEAIGREIEKATQSIYPLQNVFIRKVKILKAPKFDLGKLMDIHGDYTAEDVGVKVDRPAEEVVEEPTEIIGA